In Leclercia pneumoniae, the genomic window CCTTGCGCCAGTCGATAGTGACGGCGGCGAGACAATATGGCAGTCTTGCCCGGCAATGAAAAAATAACGAGGAGACGTTTATGACAATTGTGCGCATTGATGCCGAAGCCCGCTGGTCTGATGTGGTGATCCACAACCAGACCCTCTACTACACCGGCGTACCGGAGAATCTGGATGCCGAGGCCTTTGAGCAGACAGCCAACACCCTGGCACAGATTGACGCTATCCTGCAAAAACAGGGCAGCGATAAATCGAAGATCCTGGATGCGACCATTTTTCTGGCGAATAAAGATGATTTTGCAGCCATGAACAAGGCCTGGGATGCGTGGGTAGTCGCGGGCCACGCGCCTGTACGCTGCACCGTACAGGCCACGCTGATGAAACCGCAATATAAGGTTGAGATTAAGATTATCGCCGCGGTATAACGCGCCGGTTACTCTTCTTCATCATCCTCAAAACGCGCCACGATCCGCTCGCCGGTATGGGTGGCGCGAAGTTCTTCTGCCACCTGCGCAATGGCCTGGCCGCTGCTCATCCCTTCGGACATTAACGTCTGAATGCGTTCAACTGCTTTCTGCTGCTGCTCGTGGCTCAGTGAAGGTAAACCTGCAAACATCATTAACTCCTGCTAGATTATCAGCGCTAATTATTTCACGCTGCCCGGTTGTTTGCTATAGATGAACTCGTTATCCCCCACCGTTATTTCGTTACTCTGGCGTCCAGACGCCGCTGAAGCATGGTTTGCGCCGCTGAGCCATCAACCCTGGGCGATGCTGCTGCATTCCGGCCACGCTGACCATCCCTATAGCCGGTTTGATATTCTGGTGGCCGATCCCGTCGCCACGCTGGTTACCGAGGGTGAGCTTACCCGAATAACGCGGGAGACGGTGTTCGAATCGTCTGGCTGCCCATTGAGCTTGCTGCAGCAGATGCTGGACGACCTGGGCCTGCCTGCGGATGCGCACCCCGATCTGCCTTTTCAGGGCGGCGCGCTGGGGCTCTTTGGCTACGATCTGGGTCGTCGCTTTGAAACGCTGCCGCAGCAGG contains:
- a CDS encoding RidA family protein, whose amino-acid sequence is MTIVRIDAEARWSDVVIHNQTLYYTGVPENLDAEAFEQTANTLAQIDAILQKQGSDKSKILDATIFLANKDDFAAMNKAWDAWVVAGHAPVRCTVQATLMKPQYKVEIKIIAAV
- a CDS encoding YoaH family protein; protein product: MFAGLPSLSHEQQQKAVERIQTLMSEGMSSGQAIAQVAEELRATHTGERIVARFEDDEEE